Proteins encoded together in one Papaver somniferum cultivar HN1 unplaced genomic scaffold, ASM357369v1 unplaced-scaffold_1492, whole genome shotgun sequence window:
- the LOC113335500 gene encoding uncharacterized protein LOC113335500, with protein MRDWAAPIVAVALFAFLCPGLIFQLPGKHKPVEFMNMKTSVISVFVHSIIYGLLLMLFLVILRIHVYV; from the coding sequence ATGAGAGATTGGGCAGCACCGATTGTAGCTGTAGCTCTGTTTGCATTTTTGTGTCCGGGATTAATCTTTCAACTACCAGGGAAACATAAACCAGTCGAGTTTATGAACATGAAGACCAGTGTTATCTCAGTTTTTGTTCATTCTATCATTTATGGTTTATTGCTCATGTTATTCCTTGTTATCCTGCGTATTCATGTCTATGTGTAG
- the LOC113335499 gene encoding uncharacterized protein LOC113335499: MADWGPVFVSFFLFILLSPGVLFQLPGRGRFIEFGSFHTSGASVVIHSLIYFALICIFLLAVKVHMYLGT; the protein is encoded by the coding sequence ATGGCGGATTGGGGACCGGTTTTCGTATCGTTCTTTCTGTTTATCTTGTTGTCCCCAGGGGTACTGTTTCAGTTACCTGGTCGAGGCCGATTCATCGAGTTTGGGAGCTTTCATACGAGTGGTGCATCAGTTGTGATTCATTCCCTCATCTATTTTGCTCTTATTTGCATTTTCTTGTTAGCTGTTAAGGTTCACATGTACCTTGGCACTTAA